The following proteins are encoded in a genomic region of Arachis stenosperma cultivar V10309 chromosome 4, arast.V10309.gnm1.PFL2, whole genome shotgun sequence:
- the LOC130976690 gene encoding F-box protein CPR1-like — MEEKKQKSINEILPVELIQRILLRIPVKHLGRLKCVSKLWYSLISDPHFAESHLHLSLAPTHGYLFKKDFTEAFLVHLEEVFNGDNYEVKEVSFPFKKQPPSEFSIRGSCRGFVLLSREPHFFVVWNPLTGFSKKISYSCMVPRNMGRYFNFLDHAILYGFGYDASRDDYLVVVAWQNGGCQRLDCLSLRTNSWISLDAALPKPLCLTEWPSRGLFFNGSIHWLSYSHVKYYCEGLLVFDLKERSFSKIYLPEQLTMRGPTTFVILGGCLALYFHDYVERKTHIWVMKEYKVQSSWTLYAIPGLEFDPLCLSNGSDIIGVDPFRVSIRVGSTKLVKYNIREELLQHFTCPSHIRHYSYNYCYTVYTESLAAP, encoded by the coding sequence ATGGAGGAGAAGAAGCAGAAGAGCATCAACGAAATACTCCCTGTAGAGCTGATTCAGAGAATCTTACTGAGGATTCCGGTCAAACACCTCGGCCGCCTCAAGTGCGTTTCGAAGCTTTGGTACTCTCTCATTTCCGATCCACACTTTGCGGAATCGCATCTTCACCTCTCTCTCGCACCCACCCATGGGTACCTCTTCAAAAAAGACTTCACGGAAGCATTCCTTGTTCACCTAGAAGAAGTATTTAATGGCGACAATTACGAAGTAAAAGAGGTATCTTTCCCTTTCAAGAAACAGCCACCTTCTGAGTTTAGTATCAGGGGGTCCTGCAGAGGGTTTGTTCTCTTAAGCCGAGAGCCACATTTTTTTGTAGTATGGAACCCACTCACCGGATTCAGCAAAAAAATATCTTACTCTTGTATGGTTCCTCGTAATATGGGAAGGTACTTTAATTTTCTCGATCATGCGATTCTGTATGGATTTGGTTACGATGCGTCACGGGATGACTACTTAGTTGTTGTAGCTTGGCAGAATGGTGGCTGCCAACGCTTAGATTGCTTGTCCTTGAGAACCAATTCATGGATTAGTCTTGATGCTGCACTCCCCAAACCATTGTGTCTTACGGAGTGGCCATCTCGTGGGTTGTTCTTCAATGGCTCTATTCATTGGTTGTCTTACTCTCATGTGAAATATTACTGTGAAGGTCTTCTTGTATTTGATTTGAAGGAAAGAAGTTTCTCAAAGATATATTTGCCTGAACAACTCACAATGCGTGGTCCTACCACATTTGTCATACTAGGCGGGTGCCTAGCCTTGTATTTTCATGACTATGTTGAACGTAAAACACACATATGGGTGATGAAAGAATACAAAGTGCAGTCATCTTGGACTTTGTATGCGATTCCTGGTTTAGAGTTTGATCCTCTATGCTTATCCAATGGTAGTGACATTATTGGAGTAGATCCTTTCCGGGTATCTATTCGGGTTGGATCAACAAAGCTTGTCAAATATAATATCAGAGAAGAGCTGCTCCAACATTTTACATGTCCCTCTCATATTCGGCACTATTCTTACAACTATTGTTACACTGTATATACAGAGTCTCTTGCTGCTCCCTAG
- the LOC130975906 gene encoding F-box protein CPR1-like: protein MEKKKQKSINDILPLDLIQRILLRIPVKHLGRLKCVSKLWHSLISDPDFAESHLHLSFAPTHACIYIKNSTEAYLVHLDEAFNGDNYQVKELSFPFKKKPTSEFRVMGSCRGFVLLHQEPYYFVVWNPLTGFSNIVHRSMGRYSYFLDNAILYGFGYDASRDDYLVVVAWQACGCQLLHCFSFKTNSCISLDVHSSSRWVLLSGDLVGCS, encoded by the coding sequence atggagaagaagaagcagaagagCATTAACGACATTCTTCCTCTTGACCTGATTCAGAGAATCTTACTGAGGATTCCGGTCAAACATCTCGGCCGCCTCAAGTGCGTTTCGAAGCTTTGGCACTCTCTTATTTCCGATCCAGACTTTGCGGAATCGCATCTTCACCTCTCTTTTGCACCCACCCATGCGTGCATCTACATAAAAAACTCCACGGAAGCTTACCTTGTTCACCTAGATGAAGCATTTAATGGCGACAATTACCAAGTAAAAGAGCTATCTTTCCCTTTCAAGAAGAAGCCAACTTCTGAGTTTCGTGTGATGGGATCCTGCAGAGGTTTTGTTCTCTTACACCAAGAGCCATACTATTTTGTAGTATGGAACCCACTCACCGGATTCAGCAATATTGTTCATCGTAGTATGGGCAGGTACTCTTATTTTCTCGATAATGCGATTCTATATGGATTTGGTTACGATGCGTCGCGGGATGACTACTTAGTTGTTGTAGCTTGGCAGGCCTGTGGGTGCCAACTCTTACATTGCTTTTCCTTCAAAACCAATTCATGTATTAGTCTTGATGTGCACTCCTCAAGCCGTTGGGTCTTACTGAGTGGCGATCTTGTGGGTTGTTCTTGA
- the LOC130975907 gene encoding F-box protein CPR1-like, with protein sequence MNCGNLSNPSMNKKQQPKHTGNKPNKPKEQSAMEKKKNDKSKSIHDILPLDLIQRILLRVPIRHLARLRCVSKLWCSLISDPDFAELHFHHSPTATNACFFMENPTMAYLVYLDDNDASQKKVCPPFKKKPPYDFAVLGSCRGFILLDQHPHFLVVWNPLTGFSKRISYSHIVPCRKYLDFRLSYSARLHGFGYDASQDDYLVVVAWRDWEIQYHLECLSLRTNSWINLDVALPKPLGVFDSFSCGLFLKGAIHWLPFTLTAYRDAILIFDMKERTFSRISGPEQPVMSACSYRRLALLGGCLALYYRNYDSCNTHIWVMKEYKVHSSWTLYQIPYKVFRPLCLSSNGDIIGRGYTSDDKVGYFIYNVREDLLKHFKNLCCPLSIHQADTMYTESLLPLPSDIKDKDNNKNEEEEENGM encoded by the coding sequence ATGAATTGCGGAAATCTCAGCAATCCAAGCATGAATAAGAAGCAGCAACCGAAGCACACAGGGAATAAACCAAACAAACCAAAAGAGCAATCGgccatggagaagaagaagaatgacaAGAGCAAGAGCATTCACGACATCCTCCCTCTTGACCTGATTCAGAGAATTCTACTGCGGGTGCCGATCAGACATCTCGCTCGCCTCAGGTGCGTTTCCAAGCTCTGGTGCTCTCTAATTTCTGATCCTGACTTTGCGGAATTGCATTTTCACCACTCTCCCACCGCCACCAACGCATGCTTCTTCATGGAAAACCCCACTATGGCTTACTTGGTTTACTTAGACGACAATGATGCATCACAAAAAAAGGTGTGTCCCCCTTTCAAGAAGAAACCACCTTATGATTTTGCGGTCTTGGGATCCTGCAGAGGCTTTATTCTCTTGGATCAACACCCACATTTTCTTGTGGTATGGAACCCACTGACTGGATTCAGCAAAAGAATATCCTATTCTCATATTGTTCCTTGTCGTAAGTACCTTGACTTTAGGCTTTCCTACAGTGCGCGTCTGCATGGATTTGGTTATGATGCATCACAGGATGATTACTTAGTTGTTGTAGCTTGGAGGGATTGGGAAATACAATATCATTTGGAGTGCTTGTCCTTGAGAACCAATTCATGGATTAATCTTGATGTTGCACTCCCCAAACCCTTGGGTGTTTTTGATAGCTTTTCTTGTGGGTTGTTCTTGAAAGGTGCTATTCATTGGCTGCCTTTCACTCTCACAGCTTACAGGGATGCTATTCTTATCTTTGATATGAAGGAGAGGACTTTCTCAAGGATATCTGGGCCGGAACAACCTGTAATGAGTGCATGCTCCTATCGAAGACTCGCCCTACTAGGAGGCTGCCTAGCCTTGTATTATCGCAATTATGATAGCTGTAATACTCACATATGGGTGATGAAAGAATATAAAGTGCACTCATCTTGGACTCTCTATCAAATTCCTTACAAAGTCTTTCGGCCATTGTGCTTATCCAGTAATGGTGATATTATTGGAAGAGGTTATACTTCGGATGATAAAGTAGGGTACTTCATATATAATGTCAGAGAAGACCTGCTCAAGCATTTTAAAAATCTTTGTTGTCCACTTTCCATCCATCAAGCCGATACTATGTATACAGAGTCTCTCTTGCCACTCCCGAGTGACATTAAGGATAAGGATAACAATAagaatgaggaggaggaggaaaacGGTATGTAA
- the LOC130975908 gene encoding F-box/kelch-repeat protein At3g23880-like, producing MEEKKQKSINEILPVELIQRILLRIPVKHLGRLKCVSKLWYSLISDPHFAESHLHLSLAPTHACLKYSTEAYIVHLEEVFNGDNYELKEVSFPFKTKPPPGFGVVGSCRGFVLFCRRPHLFVVWNPLTGFSKRISCSCIVDRSKRRSVKLPGDSNLYGFGHDASRDDYLVVVGWLDGGGNCQHLDCLSLTTNSWINLDVALLKPLGSMWCRPRGLFLNGSIHWLFSSLEGEGLLIFDLKERSFSKISLPEQLITGRNHRFVILGGCLAFYSHDYFEHKTDIWVMKEYKVQSSWTLYAIPGLKFDPLCLSNGSDIIGVDPFPASIPVESLKLVKYNIREELLQHFTCPPRLRHHAYYYGSCTYTESLLVLPSDSKHKDKKKNDI from the coding sequence ATGGAGGAGAAGAAGCAGAAGAGCATCAACGAAATCCTCCCTGTAGAGCTTATTCAGAGAATCTTACTGAGGATTCCGGTCAAACATCTCGGCCGCCTCAAGTGCGTTTCGAAGCTTTGGTACTCTCTCATTTCCGATCCACACTTTGCCGAATCGCATCTTCACCTCTCTCTCGCACCCACTCATGCGTGCCTAAAATACTCCACGGAAGCTTACATTGTTCACCTAGAAGAAGTATTTAATGGCGACAATTACGAACTGAAAGAGGTATCTTTCCCTTTCAAGACGAAGCCACCTCCTGGGTTTGGTGTCGTGGGGTCCTGCAGAGGGTTTGTTCTCTTTTGTCGACGGCCACATCTTTTTGTAGTATGGAACCCACTCACTGGATTCAGCAAAAGAATATCTTGCTCTTGTATCGTTGATCGTAGTAAGCGGAGGTCCGTTAAGCTTCCTGGTGATTCCAATCTGTATGGATTTGGTCATGACGCGTCACGGGATGATTACTTAGTTGTTGTAGGTTGGTTAGATGGCGGTGGCAACTGCCAGCACTTAGATTGCTTGTCCTTGACAACAAATTCATGGATTAATCTTGATGTTGCACTCCTCAAACCATTGGGTAGTATGTGGTGCCGACCTCGTGGGTTGTTCTTGAATGGCTCTATTCATTGGTTGTTTTCCTCTCTTGAAGGTGAAGGTCTTCttatatttgatttgaaagaaagaagcttttcaaaaatatctttgcCTGAACAACTCATAACGGGTCGTAATCACAGATTTGTCATACTAGGAGGGTGCCTAGCCTTCTATTCTCATGACtattttgaacataaaacagACATATGGGTGATGAAAGAATACAAAGTGCAGTCATCTTGGACCTTGTATGCGATTCCTGGTTTAAAGTTTGATCCTCTATGCTTATCCAATGGTAGTGACATTATTGGAGTAGATCCTTTTCCAGCATCTATTCCGGTCGAATCATTAAAGCTTGTCAAATATAATATCAGAGAAGAGCTGCTCCAACATTTTACATGTCCTCCTCGTCTTCGACACCATGCTTACTACTATGGAAGTTGCACTTATACAGAGAGTCTCTTGGTGCTCCCTAGTGATAGTAAGCATAAGGATAAGAAGAAGAATGATATTTAA